From Methanococcus maripaludis, the proteins below share one genomic window:
- the larC gene encoding nickel pincer cofactor biosynthesis protein LarC has protein sequence MTKVLVIDPKIAGMSGDMFVSSLLALTNSYDLMDDVIAELEKLNSCNSFNAVLMDEKVNGISAKQLKIEIDEERIKNPDELKEIIINTSKNLMSEKGVKICENIIKDLIEAEQKLHGDHFHLHEISSLDSVFDIVLPILILEKNGFLDGKIYSTPPALGNGRISMDHGIIPSPAPATLEILCKHEIKCSKVDSDFELLTPTGAAILSNVTDEFTDSYPEIVLLKTGYGAGTKRMENVPNVLRLVEGKTDEKIIEKTVILETNIDDISSEVLAYAVERLLNEGAPDVFITPVFGKKNRPSSMISVICPYHVHEKFAKILIEETGTLGVRINHYDKIRAKRRMEKLNLDINGINFEFDVKISNLNGEIVNIKPEFEDLKKIAKKLNIPLRDVLRNANNKINEKYGF, from the coding sequence ATGACAAAAGTTTTAGTAATCGACCCAAAAATTGCAGGGATGTCTGGAGATATGTTTGTTTCATCTTTGCTTGCACTTACAAATTCTTACGATTTAATGGACGACGTAATCGCAGAATTAGAAAAATTAAACAGTTGCAACTCATTTAATGCAGTATTAATGGATGAAAAAGTAAATGGAATTTCTGCAAAGCAGTTAAAAATTGAAATCGACGAAGAACGAATAAAAAATCCCGACGAATTAAAAGAAATTATCATAAATACTTCTAAAAATCTAATGTCGGAAAAAGGAGTTAAAATCTGTGAAAATATTATAAAAGATTTAATTGAAGCTGAACAAAAGCTTCACGGGGATCATTTTCATTTACACGAGATATCTTCATTAGATTCAGTTTTTGACATAGTCTTACCGATATTAATTTTAGAAAAAAATGGATTTTTAGATGGAAAAATTTATTCAACACCGCCTGCACTTGGAAATGGAAGAATATCTATGGATCACGGGATTATTCCAAGCCCAGCACCTGCAACGCTTGAAATTTTATGTAAACACGAAATAAAATGTTCAAAAGTAGATTCCGATTTTGAATTATTGACCCCCACTGGAGCTGCAATACTTTCAAACGTTACAGATGAATTTACGGATTCATATCCTGAAATAGTTCTTTTAAAAACAGGATATGGTGCAGGAACCAAAAGAATGGAAAATGTTCCAAATGTTTTAAGGCTTGTTGAAGGAAAAACGGATGAAAAAATAATTGAAAAAACAGTAATTTTAGAAACTAATATCGACGATATTTCTTCAGAAGTCCTGGCATACGCTGTTGAAAGGCTTTTAAACGAAGGAGCTCCTGATGTATTTATAACTCCTGTATTTGGTAAAAAAAATCGGCCATCAAGCATGATTTCTGTAATATGTCCTTATCACGTTCATGAAAAATTTGCAAAAATTTTAATTGAAGAAACAGGAACTTTGGGAGTTAGAATTAATCATTACGATAAAATAAGGGCTAAAAGAAGAATGGAAAAATTAAATCTTGATATAAATGGCATTAATTTTGAATTTGATGTGAAAATATCTAATTTAAATGGAGAAATCGTAAATATAAAACCTGAATTTGAAGATCTGAAAAAAATTGCAAAAAAACTAAATATTCCGTTAAGAGATGTTT
- the truA gene encoding tRNA pseudouridine(38-40) synthase TruA has product MYIFKIAYDGKLSFQTQPHGETVCDRISDALLDCGYLDNKDRVPLYHGGRTDRGVSALGNYVVYEMDKKPVLPRVQSKLKWDGIWVLGCKEIEIFPEIEYRHYQYTLPNKNHDVELMKKASEKLIGTHYFQNLSKRDKTKVKDPVRTLYDIKISSNDYFITIDIFGESFLWNMVRRIIRLLSDVGKHKFENPEKFIELILSEDYKKGYPPSPAEGLILVDVKTNIDIDLDSYVIRNLKNSWEKSLNNSLMRLGLCKTVLSKT; this is encoded by the coding sequence ATGTACATATTTAAGATTGCATACGATGGAAAATTAAGCTTTCAAACACAGCCTCACGGAGAAACAGTCTGTGACAGAATTTCAGATGCACTTTTAGACTGTGGATATTTAGATAACAAGGATAGAGTTCCATTGTATCATGGTGGAAGAACTGATCGAGGAGTATCTGCACTTGGAAATTACGTAGTGTATGAAATGGACAAAAAACCGGTGCTTCCAAGAGTTCAGTCTAAACTTAAATGGGACGGAATATGGGTTTTGGGATGTAAAGAGATTGAAATTTTTCCGGAAATTGAATACAGACACTACCAGTATACTTTACCAAATAAAAATCATGATGTCGAACTAATGAAAAAGGCATCTGAAAAACTAATCGGAACACATTACTTCCAGAATTTATCAAAAAGGGATAAAACAAAAGTAAAAGATCCAGTCAGGACGCTTTACGACATTAAAATATCTTCAAATGATTATTTCATCACAATTGATATATTTGGAGAGAGTTTTCTCTGGAATATGGTTAGAAGAATTATAAGGCTCCTTTCAGATGTTGGAAAACATAAATTTGAGAATCCTGAAAAATTTATCGAACTAATTTTATCAGAAGACTACAAAAAAGGCTATCCTCCATCCCCTGCCGAAGGTTTAATACTTGTTGACGTCAAAACTAATATTGACATTGATTTGGATAGTTATGTCATTAGAAACTTAAAAAATAGCTGGGAAAAATCCCTGAATAACAGTTTGATGAGACTTGGACTCTGTAAAACCGTTTTATCGAAAACCTGA